The proteins below are encoded in one region of Bacteroidia bacterium:
- a CDS encoding DinB family protein produces MKRPQRESYPDYFETYIRLVPGDLVMKVLEDQILDLQFILSDVDEEKQGFRYAEGKWSLKEVIGHVIDTERIMIYRALCFARGHDAPQPGFDPDTFMKNVDFNKRSIYDLAHEFSVVRESAIILFKGMTDQELDRTGIASNWKMSVRSLAYTIAGHTIHHMNIIRSRYLI; encoded by the coding sequence ATGAAGCGACCGCAAAGAGAAAGCTATCCGGATTATTTTGAAACCTATATCCGCCTTGTGCCGGGGGATTTGGTGATGAAGGTTCTCGAAGATCAGATCCTTGATCTGCAGTTTATCCTTTCGGATGTGGATGAGGAGAAGCAAGGATTCCGTTATGCGGAGGGAAAATGGAGCCTGAAAGAAGTGATTGGGCATGTTATTGATACGGAGCGAATCATGATCTACAGGGCACTGTGCTTCGCCAGAGGACACGATGCCCCGCAGCCGGGATTTGATCCGGATACATTTATGAAGAATGTCGATTTCAATAAAAGAAGCATCTATGATCTTGCCCACGAATTCAGCGTGGTAAGAGAGTCTGCAATCATTTTATTCAAAGGAATGACGGACCAAGAGTTGGATCGTACAGGAATTGCCAGCAACTGGAAAATGAGTGTGCGGTCGCTGGCTTATACAATTGCGGGACATACCATTCATCACATGAATATTATCCGTTCCAGGTATCTCATCTGA
- a CDS encoding M3 family oligoendopeptidase, with the protein MESTIELPVRPQRRFIPETFQITDWVSAKPYYDELLSREISDLDTLRKWLRDWSEINSAVEEDASWRYIRMTCNTRDQALVDHYNLFISEIQPAMEPVQDKLNRKFIACPFSGELNPLHFEVYVRTVRNQVALFREANVELSAEISRESQKYGQIAAEMTITEDGKEFTLQQAANFLRDPDRAKREKIYMAIQARRGRDKNVLDDLLNRLIGLRHRIALNAGYKNFRDFRHQQLGRFDYTVADCFSFHEAVASEVVKATAFFEKEKQRQMKVDVLRPWDTEFDPDGQQPLKPSSDSKQLIERSVRCFRKVDPWFATRLEVMEAMGNFDLDSRIGKAPGGYNSTLSEIGVPFIFMNSANSQRDLVTMVHEGGHAMHSFLSRSLELLEFKNIPSEIAELASMSMELITMEHWEEFYPDRADLRRARKEQMEKVLKGLAWIARVDKFQHWLYEHPEHTAEQRTEYWLKLGTEFGTGVVNWSGMEEIAGRSWQMQLHIFEVPFYYIEYGIAQLGAIAMWRNYKKDPELAVKNYKAALSLGYTRPLPELFKTAGVRFDFSREYVRELTGFVLDEYKKLSE; encoded by the coding sequence ATGGAAAGTACGATAGAGTTGCCGGTTCGCCCGCAGCGTCGTTTTATTCCTGAAACTTTTCAGATCACGGACTGGGTATCTGCAAAGCCCTACTACGATGAACTGCTTTCTCGTGAGATTTCGGATCTGGACACTCTGCGGAAATGGCTGCGTGACTGGAGTGAAATCAATTCTGCCGTTGAGGAAGACGCGTCCTGGCGTTATATACGGATGACGTGCAATACCAGGGATCAGGCACTGGTGGATCATTACAATCTTTTCATCAGTGAGATTCAGCCGGCGATGGAACCGGTTCAGGATAAATTGAACAGAAAATTCATCGCATGTCCTTTCTCCGGTGAATTGAACCCTCTTCATTTTGAGGTATACGTGCGAACGGTTAGGAATCAGGTGGCCCTGTTCCGGGAAGCTAATGTGGAACTCAGTGCCGAGATTTCCAGGGAGAGCCAGAAATACGGCCAGATAGCTGCCGAGATGACCATTACGGAGGACGGCAAAGAGTTCACCCTGCAACAGGCCGCTAATTTCTTGCGAGATCCTGACCGGGCGAAAAGGGAAAAGATTTACATGGCCATTCAGGCGCGTAGAGGCCGGGATAAGAATGTGCTGGATGATCTGCTGAACAGACTCATCGGATTAAGGCATCGCATAGCGCTGAATGCCGGATATAAAAACTTCAGGGATTTTCGCCATCAGCAACTCGGCCGTTTTGATTATACGGTGGCCGACTGCTTTAGTTTTCATGAGGCCGTGGCCTCGGAGGTGGTAAAAGCCACTGCCTTTTTCGAAAAGGAAAAGCAGCGGCAGATGAAAGTGGATGTGCTTCGGCCCTGGGATACCGAATTTGACCCTGATGGACAGCAGCCCCTGAAACCTTCTTCTGATTCAAAGCAACTGATTGAACGTTCGGTGCGTTGTTTCCGTAAAGTGGATCCCTGGTTCGCTACACGGTTAGAGGTAATGGAAGCCATGGGAAATTTTGACCTTGATTCAAGGATCGGGAAGGCTCCCGGCGGTTATAATTCCACTCTTTCTGAGATTGGGGTCCCCTTTATTTTTATGAACTCGGCCAACAGTCAGCGCGATCTGGTGACCATGGTTCACGAAGGCGGGCATGCCATGCATTCCTTTTTAAGCCGCAGCCTGGAACTGCTCGAGTTTAAAAATATACCATCCGAGATCGCTGAACTCGCTTCTATGTCTATGGAATTGATAACCATGGAGCACTGGGAAGAGTTTTATCCCGACAGGGCAGATCTTCGCCGTGCCAGAAAGGAGCAGATGGAGAAAGTACTCAAAGGGCTTGCCTGGATTGCCAGAGTGGATAAATTTCAGCACTGGCTGTATGAACATCCGGAACACACCGCTGAGCAACGTACGGAATACTGGTTGAAGCTCGGTACGGAGTTTGGAACGGGCGTGGTGAACTGGAGCGGAATGGAAGAAATTGCAGGACGCTCGTGGCAGATGCAATTGCATATTTTCGAAGTACCTTTTTATTATATCGAATATGGGATTGCCCAGCTCGGTGCCATCGCTATGTGGAGAAACTATAAAAAGGATCCGGAACTGGCTGTTAAGAATTATAAAGCAGCTCTTAGTCTGGGTTATACCCGCCCATTGCCTGAATTATTTAAAACGGCAGGGGTGCGCTTTGATTTTTCCCGTGAGTATGTCCGGGAACTGACCGGATTCGTTCTTGACGAATACAAGAAATTATCGGAATGA